The Gimibacter soli genome includes a region encoding these proteins:
- a CDS encoding GNAT family N-acetyltransferase, with protein sequence MSEADSKLHVKPVPDEDAEAFRAMLDEPEVARNTGSIPKHPDMAWTLQRLADRRRIEAETGEMVDRGVYLGDTLVGMATFFRNKAGEIEIGYLVHADWRGRGIATYACHSAIALARSFGHTGLLVAAYAKDNPSSGRVLEKAGFTPNGEGSFTSLGRGGDIDCWRMRLEP encoded by the coding sequence ATGAGCGAAGCTGACAGCAAGCTGCATGTGAAGCCGGTGCCTGATGAGGACGCGGAAGCCTTCCGCGCCATGCTGGATGAGCCGGAAGTGGCCCGCAACACCGGCAGCATCCCCAAACATCCCGACATGGCCTGGACGCTGCAGCGCCTTGCCGATCGCCGCCGTATCGAGGCGGAAACCGGCGAGATGGTGGATCGGGGTGTGTATCTGGGTGACACGCTTGTGGGCATGGCGACCTTCTTCCGCAACAAGGCGGGTGAGATCGAGATCGGCTATCTGGTGCATGCCGACTGGCGGGGCCGTGGCATCGCCACCTATGCCTGCCACTCCGCCATCGCGCTTGCCCGGTCGTTCGGGCACACGGGGCTTCTGGTGGCCGCCTATGCCAAGGACAATCCCTCAAGCGGACGGGTGCTTGAAAAAGCAGGCTTCACGCCGAACGGCGAAGGCAGTTTCACCTCACTCGGCCGGGGCGGCGATATCGATTGCTGGCGGATGCGGCTGGAGCCCTGA